A window of Parambassis ranga chromosome 18, fParRan2.1, whole genome shotgun sequence genomic DNA:
TTTTAATCACACCATGTTAAACCATCTATACTGCAAGACAGTCAGGGTCATGGTGGCATGAGGGCCAGTTCAATTCTATTTATACACCTTTTACAGTCAGAATTTTCTCAAggcgctttacagaaacccagagccccAAAGACTGGACCCCCTTCAGAGCAagagtgtcaggaaaaactcctttTAACatgaagaaaccttgaacaggagaagaagagggagacaggacagagaggatgaaggagagagagagaggagaagaagagggagacgggacagagaggatgaaggagagagagaggagaagaagagggagacaggacagaggaacaaacatgcacaaacaccatACAAGGACAAACATGATGGGCAGATCAGACACCTACATGTGGCATCCTTACCAGCAGCTTCACTTTGTTCCTTTCCTTGCCACTTATTTTAATGGTAGGGGGACTAACAAAGGATTATCTTAATACTCTATAAAGAGTGAACCAGCCAACAAGAGACTAATCACGACTTCACTTTTTTCACATTCACTGCAGATGTATCTGGAGAAACAGTATTTAGGAACAGAGGGACTAGATCCACCAATTCAGCCATGAAGGAGAAACTGAACTGACACAAAACCCGTGTTCAGAAGGTCGTAGTTATGAGAAAATGCAAAATACACatgaaaagtttttttaaaattactCTTGAATTACTTACTTGACTCAAAGTAACTCTAACTGCCAGCTCATCTGATGACCATTAAGATTCTCAGTCATGAATGTCTGTGTACAAAcacttaaatataaataaataaactgaaaatacaagctaaaaaataaacagtgaccAAAACAAGTTCCACTGCTACAACATAAAACCAGGAGACTCACAAGAACTGAGCAGCAAATGACAACAGAACACAGACTGTAATTGAAAaccagtttattttattttctgaacAAACATTTTATGACCTGGGCCTCTCCTTCTTGCCTTTGTACAGAGCAAGCAGAGACACGTTGGCCACTTTGACCACCTTGAAACGAACTCCAGGAATGTCACCAACGGCATGACCCTTACGTCCAAAACCTGCCACCAGAACCTCGTCGTTCTCCTGCAGGACCACATGGAGAGGACAGAGGCATTAGGGACAGAAAGGACAAGTCGACTGTCAATGCAGAGGTAAAGATTCTCCTACATGACTTTCAGATTATGAAACTAAATGATTAGAAACTTCGATACATTTTGGAGCCACTACATCTGACAGCGTTCCACTGGAGACTTCTGTAAAAGGTTTTCAGTGCTGATATTTACCTCGATGAAGTTGAGGCAACCGTCATTGGGGACGAAGGCGGTGATCTTCTTGCCGTTCTTGATGAGCTGAACTCTCACGCACTTCCTGATGGCAGAGTTGGGCTGCTTAGCTTCCACACCgctgcagagagggagaacccacaacatttaaaatcaaacagaaTTAACTGTGGTGCACAGTCCAATTCACATTCAGATCTGTCCAGCAAACAGGAACCCCAATCATTTTAGCACAACAAAAGCACCAGCAGTAATCAATCAATACACAAACTACAGAAATGATATTTCAAACATCACTGCAGACTTTTTACCAGCCACAAGTGAACAATGTTCTCATAAATCTGAGCCCGATAAGACTTCACACTTCAGTAATAACACTGTGCCATCAGCAGGTCCCGTGATACTCACACTTTCTCAAGGACAATTCCTTTGGCGTGAGAAGCTCCTCCgaaggggttagccttcagggCAGTACCCAGATGGGCCTTCTTGTACTGTTTATCGTGCCATTTCTGCTCACGGCGGTGATTGCGGAGCTTCCTGGCAGTACGCAGACCACGACACTTTCCTATAAAAAATGAGACATGTTACAGACTTTGGGGCTAATACAGAGACAGTGTCCTCTCATAACTATTTAGTGGAATATTGTGGTATTCAACTTTTTCTGCGCTTCCCAATAACGAAGGTTTACACACTGACGATGTTTGGTTCAAAGGTTGGAAGATTTATAATTCAGAAAAAGCAGCTgctagtctttaagctggaatTGTATGCACACAAGAAAATagaaacacaataacacacaactGTTAGAGCCACAAaacgacacactgctgctgaacaAGGTGCCATCAGTCCTAGGTTTGTAAACCATGAGGGGGACAACTTTCAGCAGCTGATTAATGGATTATTTCCGCTTATACAATGTGTATATATAACCATGAGCCAATGACATTTGTTTTATAGCATTACTTTAGTCTCTTAATGACAACCGTGCAGACCCTGTTACCGCTGACTGAGAGCGGAGCTAACGCCAAGCTAAATAGGCTTACAAACAACTTCCGGCTTTACAGACAATATCCAAACTATAATCCATCTTTTAGTTTGACATTTATTTAGATGGTTGTGACATTTAAGTACTTAAAACAAGAGCAAACAGCGCAGCAATTAATAATAGAAACGCtcgttatgctaagctaacagtgcTAACACGCCGCTAGCAGGTAGGACATATTATGGCCGCTCCACGTTGCGGAGAAAAGAACCGAAATACGCTTAGTTTTTAAACTCTCTTTCACACGTTGacggcacaaacacacagaaaacagtttATAAGCTCTTTATCTTCAACGCGGAAATGAAATATCTGCCCAACTATGAACATAATTCAGTATTTTGGATGAGGTTTTTGCCGTACCCATGATTGCTGAAGCGAGCCTGGGATGGAAAGGAAGGACCCAGGATGCACCGCGGCAATGTCTGGTCTCAGGACCCAGAGCAGGCGTGGCGCGAAAAGTGCCTGACTGAAATTATTTTACTATTTacattgtttacattgttttacATCCAAGTAACACAATCCGGAGTATTTTAGAAcggttttcatttttaatgtagaACATACTGTAACATTAATATGATAAGTGATTGCCAtgacaaccaccactcatgttctgctctgttcattgtatgtctgtaatgtatttatttttatttatttttatcttatttcatgttaattattatatgttttatgtacgcacaaatcactaaggcaaattcctctcctcttcatgtgaatcctcttcacttacatgacaataaacacgattctgattctgaaatgtaCGACTTTTATTAAGTAGACAGGAATTTATTACAATGAACTtctaatgcaaaaaaaatattttactttataAGTTACAAATGTGTGTACAAAAGTAGAATACTTAAAATAGTACACCACCTTTTTTAGGGAGATATTAAtacataatattataatatatatgtaataataatattatataatattttaatGAAGTGTGACCAATATATGTAGGAAAAAcatttgtgaaaaataaaaagtatttcaatttatttatttgatcgGGACAGTGCATGTTAatgaacacacatgaaacacaagAAGGTCCGAAGGGGCCTTGATTTATTAGTATTTCTCAACTTCAAggtttttaatgagtgttgattaTTACCTGAGCAATGCTCTGTCAATCTTCTCTCCTTACTATCTTTAATCTCAGGGTTGTGGTGTATTCTAGCTGAGCTGACCTGAAAATGACCATAAAATGAATATAAGTGTCTGAGCCATGGAGTGTAACCAGTGGGCGGAGCTCCCTTTACTCTGCAGTCCCTGCTCcatcctgattggctgatctcTGAGTCTGTCTCAGGGGCTTAAAGATGGTGGGTTGATTTAAGTAGATTATGAAgaacagggacagacagagagcgagagagagagagagagtgctggCATCACTCTCTGGTCGCCCCAGCGATGGCTTCACCGTGGAAACGCTGCTgctgcatcctcctcctcctcctccatctgcagTCGACCGCCTGCCTCCACCGAATCACTGCTGACAGGTAGGCGGGGAGAGATCAAAACAGAGGTGTAGTGCTTCCTTCGTGATTGCCGTGTTGTTTCTGATCTCTCCTGACATCATAATCTTTGACTCTTGACACATTCAGCTGGCGTGTCTGGACAGTGTGGAACATAGACCGGCCTCATCCTTTGTTCAATGCTCCAAACAATGAGAAGGAATaaggaaactgaaaaaaatcatgtgaaCAGCAGGCAAAAGAGCCGCACCACCatccctttgtgtttgtgtccaccTCATTAATCAAAGCCTCATGTTCAGCGCCACTGTTACAAAGCCAGAGACAGAGCTACCAGCATCTGCTGATAACAAAGAGCCTGGACCTCAGTCAGCAGGCAGTCTCTGCATCTCTGCAGACCAACAGTCTCTGCTGCAGCGCTGCATGATTCTGAGTCATTTGAGAGTGAAGCTGTGATACCAGTGTAACTCTGTAAATCCAGACtaaaacaagcacacactcacCGGACACAAGAGAGAAGTTGGTCCAGCAGCGCTCTGTGGCTGTACTGAAAGGAGAATTTATAAAAAGCTAGCTCTGCTCTGATTTTTATTAATTAACCAAACTTTTACTGACTCCTATTGGAAAATAGGCTTGAATTTAACTCCTTCATCACCTGTCCACCTCACCCTCCTCACCTGAACGTCctccagcagaggtcagagttCACTCCTGATCAAAccaaggccccgttcacactggggaaaaaatgtggcttaagcaggatttggccacatccagatcaatccagatgtgtttttttccgagtgtgaacacctccaatccagctgaatccagtttgatttcaagccggctagatccaccctcgagaggtggatctagccggcttggcttaaatgtggctcaggtgtgaacgcaaatgtggctagcgaatccggcttgccacattattagccatattacgaggcgccacctagtggtttggagaacagcaaacacgctggatgaagccggattgagtgcggacacaagtgtgtgctagccagagatgaaaataggtctgaacgcatccagcttaaaggctgtctgggctcaatcctactctagctggaatgactttctccagtgtgaacggggcccaaGAAACCCGAGGAGAGCCACCGCCTGGAGTCACAGTCCTTAGTGTCTGCAGGCTCGTTCAGTGTCGACAGAAACGCAGCCGATGTCGTTCGGTCCCTGCTGAATTTGCAGCCACGCGGGCGgctgtgtcatttttttacagtgtgcagctgttttggATTGAGAAGCTGTGAAATCTCCTTTTGGCTGGGAGCCCCTCCTGTCCTgctcaacctgtgtgtgtgtgggtaagaTTGCATGATTATGTCATCAATCCTACAAATCCACTCCAGTGCACTCCTCTGACCCAGTAAGAGCAGCTGaacctttttaatttttttaaatctttgtcTGGGTGAATCAGGGAGGATTTGACGGCTCTGctgcctgctttttttttttttttttttctgactgatGCACGTTTCTAAAATATTCTGAGAAAGATCTGAAAtgtatctttatttatttggcATTCACTGAGAGGATTTTGACAGATTATTCAGACAGCGACTTTGCTGGCGAGTGGCTTTATAAATAGGAACGTCAGTGCATGACTTACACTCATACTGAGTTCTAAATGACTGGTTAGAATACATCACACTGCTGTGACAACAAAACATTAAGCAAACAGTGCTGAATAGTtcattctgattggtcagttgcaGCCTTGTGCAGTCTGCTATTTCTGAAAAACAGATGGTTGCTATGCAGAACTGACCGTTGCTATGgataataaaacattaaataagtAACATGCAGTTTAATTTATCTCTGTTTTTAGATGTTGTGAGATGcagatgttgttttgttggtATATTAAGTGGTTAAAATGTCTGATGGAGGCGTGTGGGTACAAAATACAGCTGTGGGTGAAGACCTGTGTTTTTACTCACTGGGGTCCTACTCTAGAGTCAAAAGAGTTTCTGCAGCACTAATCGTCCATCACATggcctccctgctgctgcctagttgtcatggagatggtttagttgtaaacaggtgacaACAAAGATggtgcccccccaccccctcggCCCGCTGCATGTTTAATAAAAACCTGATCGGATTCTCTGGGTCCATTATTGTGTCACTGTATAGACGCTGTAATCTGGGTCAGAGTGGGACCTCTGAGCGGCAGAAGATCTCTGCGTCACACTGATCACTTCTGTAAACACTAATCCAGCAGGTCAGCAGCCGGACACTGGACCACCCAGGTGCATTCTGGGTACTTGAATCTTCACAGGTTCACTCGGGTTCAGAACAATGACTCctgcctctcttcttctttttaatccAATTATTTAGGCTAATTTTACTCGTTTTGGTTTCTAAAGTATTTTATtgaaatgtgaatgtttttgttACTCAAATatctttttatgtatttttactgGATTTCAGAATCAGTGTTGCACCTCGTGACTCGTTCTTTTATCTCCTCTATTTACAGGCCTGCTGTTTCTCCAGTCCATGGTAAGATATCCATCTGTACTGAAGTTCTTCCCATAACTCCCAACAACAGaggcacaaaaacagaaagatctgATTGGTCGATGATGACTGATGTCAGTAAAAAGTCAGAAAACAACAGTGActtaaatacaaacaaaaagaaacacctTACTTTTAATTTGACAAGAAATCCCAAAAAGTCTAAAAAGTCTGAGTGAAGGTTTCAACAGAAGAGCATGAAAATAGGTGTGAATGTTTAAAAGTTAAATTATTAATAAACAATTATTAATAAACAAGACACTTGCtcctttgtttctctctccagaTGCAGCGACAGAGGGACGTTTG
This region includes:
- the rps23 gene encoding small ribosomal subunit protein uS12, which gives rise to MGKCRGLRTARKLRNHRREQKWHDKQYKKAHLGTALKANPFGGASHAKGIVLEKVGVEAKQPNSAIRKCVRVQLIKNGKKITAFVPNDGCLNFIEENDEVLVAGFGRKGHAVGDIPGVRFKVVKVANVSLLALYKGKKERPRS